The following are encoded in a window of Platichthys flesus chromosome 19, fPlaFle2.1, whole genome shotgun sequence genomic DNA:
- the gtf3c4 gene encoding general transcription factor 3C polypeptide 4: protein MAAVSPSDPGNALPRDVVIKTEPELEAETEGGLVLGSEGAPVRRDPVVPLLSPVSGLQPLAWSQDHRLAVCTTSSLALMELVCDVQSGKQELMLHRTSIPVPGEATRLRVGTVEEHKQMVENFSRHPVPTVRQVFLADRVMNPSVVAHKGIKYSSWSPLGCDSDGRCLLACLTLDHRLTIHNSHKRLEWSMLVNLTKKYSERLKERGYARKDNEPPQENLQDFEEVQRRFRMQTPLRMEWSSIYTTKQVQPDNTGTDLEMVLLAVLMENGDLVLWKFDLPFSNGDDVVFYDIIESGVIRPSNLAWWEYENADRRMSGLIIGSEVGPVKIMPVSLTGVKGYFTLKHPVILWKDCDEIAVENIKCVQMIHPIHKCSCSLIVASRGCYVFWCLLMISPAGLNVHNSHVVGLHSLPVVSLAVSQHGVAVYSCSIDGCIKKLTPTFTENTLIFKQDDMMRLDNLTGRRIHGIAVSHNGAYIAMVSTQGMVNSHNPITRTYQVHFLSLKTPETAAALLLKSPVQNLYKLADLLDIVRWQILKNKCIPSALQEELDQKMQDVDSPYLWRFKLFLVRILYKSLQSPPTDHLWKPSQEGSKVFVRDAEADEEDGEDEEDCVLEEGESVGGKPEKEDNREEQLAEVQAWVNSVESHLMRENMKKVLGVVYLNTWIAQNTSIPTCGLVEYLAKDTNDRNSEILIGHMKKKINKQTFPEHCSLCQAVLPFTDHKQAICENGHMWLRCVLSYQACQTLTFRRCLLLDSIARLPKPEDPDWIKKILQAPCTLCDSPMI, encoded by the exons ATGGCGGCCGTCAGTCCGTCAGACCCGGGGAATGCGCTTCCCAGGGACGTGGTGATCAAGACGGAGCCGGAGCTGGAGGCGGAGACGGAGGGCGGGCTGGTGCTCGGGTCGGAGGGGGCGCCGGTGAGGCGGGACCCCGTGGTGCCGCTCCTGTCCCCGGTCAGCGGGCTGCAGCCGCTCGCCTGGTCGCAGGATCACCGCCTGGCCGTGTGCACCACCAGCTCCCTGGCGCTGATGGAGCTGGTGTGCGACGTTCAGAGCGGGAAACAGGAGCTGATGCTGCACCGGACCTCCATCCCCGTCCCCGGCGAGGCCACCAGACTGCGG GTGGGAACagtggaagagcataaacaaaTGGTGGAGAACTTCAGCAGGCATCCGGTCCCCACCGTGAGGCAAGTTTTTCTGGCCGACAGAGTGATGAACCCGTCAGTGGTTGCGCACAAGGGAATAAAGTATTCCAGTTGGTCTCCGTTAGGTTGTGACTCCGATGGACGGTGTTTGCTCGCATGCCTAACGCTGGACCACAGACTTACTATTCATAACAGCCACAAGCGACTCGAGTGGAGCATGCTCGTCAATCTCACAAAGAAGTACAGTGAGAGGTTAAAGGAGCGAGGCTACGCCAGAAAAGACAACGAGCCGCCGCAGGAAAACCTGCAGGACTTTGAGGAGGTGCAGCGGCGCTTCCGCATGCAAACGCCCCTGAGGATGGAGTGGTCAAGCATTTACACGACCAAACAGGTTCAGCCGGACAACACGGGCACGGACCTGGAGATGGTCCTCCTGGCTGTCTTGATGGAGAACGGCGACCTTGTTTTGTGGAAGTTTGATTTGCCGTTTTCAAACGGGGACGATGTCGTGTTTTATGACATCATTGAATCTGGTGTGATTCGACCCAGTAACTTGGCGTGGTGGGAGTATGAAAACGCGGATCGCCGGATGAGCGGCCTGATCATCGGCAGTGAGGTGGGACCAGTTAAGATCATGCCGGTCAGCCTGACGGGAGTGAAGGGCTACTTCACCCTGAAGCACCCTGTCATCCTCTGGAAGGACTGCGACGAGATAGCTGTGGAAAACATCAAATGCGTCCAGATGATCCATCCGATCCATaaatgcagctgcagcctcatcGTCGCCTCTCGAGGATGTTACGTCTTCTGGTGTCTGCTCATGATTTCACCGGCCGGACTTAACGTGCACAACTCTCACGTGGTGGGGCTTCACTCGCTCCCCGTGGTCTCCCTAGCCGTCAGTCAACATGGCGTTGCAGTGTATTCATGCTCCATAGACGGGTGTATAAAGAAGCTGACACCTACATTTACTGAGAATACTTTGATTTTCAAACAAGACGACATGATGCGACTTGACAACCTGACAGGGCGGCGGATACATGGGATTGCGGTAAGCCACAATGGAGCGTATATTGCGATGGTCAGCACACAAGGTATGGTGAACAGCCACAATCCGATCACCAGGACCTACCAGGTGCACTTTTTGAGCCTGAAAACGCCagaaactgcagcagctcttctgctTAAGTCTCCCGTACAGAACTTGTACAAACTGGCCGACCTGCTGGACATTGTGAGGTGGCAAATTCTGAAAAACAAGTGCATCCCTTCAGCACTGCAGGAAGAGCTTGACCAAAAGATGCAAGATGTAGACTCGCCCTACTTGTGGCGTTTCAAGCTGTTTTTGGTTCGTATACTTTACAAGTCTCTGCAGTCACCTCCGACAGATCATCTCTGGAAACCCAGCCAAGAGGGAAGCAAGGTGTTTGTTAGGGACGCAGAGGCAGacgaggaggacggagaggacgaAGAAGACTGTGTGCTAGAGGAAGGCGAGTCTGTCGGAGGGAAGCCGGAGAAGGAGGACAATCGCGAGGAGCAGTTGGCGGAGGTGCAGGCTTGGGTTAACTCCGTAGAGAGTCACCTGATGAGAGAGAACATGAAGAAGGTGCTGGGGGTGGTGTACCTGAACACCTGGATCGCTCAGAACACCAGTATACCCACCTGTGGCCTGGTGGAGTACCTCGCCAAAGACACTAACGACAGAAATTCAGAG ATCCTGATTGGCCACATGAAGAAAAAGATTAACAAACAGACGTTCCCGGAGCACTGCAGCCTGTGTCAGGCCGTGCTTCCCTTCACCGACCACAAACAAGCGATCTGTGAAAACGGTCACATGTGGCTCAG gtgtgtgttgtcaTACCAGGCCTGCCAGACGCTGACGTTCAGACGTTGCCTCCTGCTGGATAGCATCGCCAGACTGCCAAAGCCTGAGG ATCCGGATTGGATAAAGAAGATTCTGCAGGCGCCCTGCACGCTCTGCGACTCGCCGATGATCTAG